The following are from one region of the Nymphaea colorata isolate Beijing-Zhang1983 chromosome 7, ASM883128v2, whole genome shotgun sequence genome:
- the LOC116257012 gene encoding pentatricopeptide repeat-containing protein At1g08070, chloroplastic-like gives MHSQLSRCSLLDLLLRHPPNRRYRPLTLKQLQQTHSQILTNGLQTDHSVIRSFLALCVHSGRVDYCASFLRENGPPCSDLWNSTIKATAEAGWEQEALSCYVKMLQQGACPQKSTFLLVLRLCVASLAVGFGEGVHCRILKMGFGFDAYLLTGLLDFYAKNGELRSAETVFEEMPQRDVVAWNSMLAAYSRHGRVEDARKMFDQMPERNTVSWNTIIYCYWRCEDDVEARRLFEQATLKDVATWNSMISGYCKSGDLGSAWELFERMDTKNSISWNTMISGCVQSREFRKALSVFNRMQAENVRATEVTMISLLSACAHLGALDVGRWIHAYIEKERLKVDVVLGTALIDMYMKCGSIGAAMQIFHSIRRRNIFCWNAVISGLAMNGLGEEAIDVFLRMEKENMRPDHVTFVGLLSGCSHLGLVEEGLHFFYQMPKKYGIEPRIEHYGCVVDLLGRAGLLDRAQEFVETMPMTPNGVTLGSLLRACRGSRNNLLKEKIIKQMMDLDPSDGANYVLLSNLYASANRWADVEVIREMMRERGVQKTPGCSSIELNNMVHEFVVGDSSHPQFERISKFLDEVSKKLRLLGHESDTGPVLHDIDEEEKESSVRYHSEKVAIAFGIMNTSPGSVVRVVKNLRMCSDCHAATKLIAKLFGRKIIVRDRSRFHHFSEDGSCSCKDYW, from the coding sequence ATGCATAGCCAGCTCTCTAGGTGCTCCCTTCTTGATCTCTTGCTTCGCCATCCACCCAACCGCCGCTACCGCCCTCTGACGCTCAAGCAGTTGCAGCAAACCCACTCCCAGATCCTCACAAACGGACTCCAGACCGACCACTCGGTGATCAGGAGCTTCTTAGCTCTCTGCGTTCATTCAGGACGCGTTGATTACTGCGCTTCATTCCTGAGAGAGAACGGACCACCATGTTCCGATCTTTGGAACTCGACCATAAAGGCTACTGCAGAGGCGGGTTGGGAGCAGGAGGCCCTCTCTTGCTACGTGAAGATGCTGCAACAGGGTGCGTGCCCGCAAAAATCAACCTTTTTGCTGGTTCTTCGTCTCTGCGTGGCGTCTCTCGCCGTTGGCTTCGGGGAGGGAGTCCATTGCCGGATTCTGAAGATGGGTTTTGGATTTGATGCGTACCTTCTAACTGGGTTGCTCGATTTTTACGCAAAGAATGGTGAGCTGCGGTCGGCGGAGACAGTGTTCGAAGAAATGCCTCAGAGAGATGTCGTTGCGTGGAACTCCATGCTTGCCGCGTATTCGCGGCACGGTCGTGTCGAAGATGCGAGAAAAATGTTTGATCAAATGCCTGAGAGGAACACCGTGTCCTGGAATACCATAATCTATTGCTACTGGAGGTGCGAGGATGATGTTGAAGCCCGCCGCTTGTTCGAACAGGCTACCCTTAAGGATGTCGCCACTTGGAACTCAATGATCTCGGGGTACTGTAAATCCGGCGACTTGGGTTCTGCTTGGGAGCTGTTTGAACGGATGGACACGAAGAACTCCATTTCGTGGAACACCATGATTTCAGGCTGCGTGCAGAGTAGGGAGTTCCGCAAGGCACTTTCAGTTTTCAACAGGATGCAGGCAGAGAATGTGAGAGCTACTGAAGTCACCATGATTAGTTTGTTGTCAGCGTGTGCTCATTTGGGCGCTTTGGATGTTGGCAGATGGATCCATGCTTATATTGAAAAGGAAAGGTTGAAGGTTGATGTAGTTTTGGGAACTGCACTCATAGACATGTACATGAAGTGCGGCAGTATTGGCGCTGCTATGCAAATTTTCCATTCCATCCGTAGAAGGAACATTTTTTGTTGGAATGCAGTTATATCAGGGTTGGCCATGAATGGTCTGGGGGAAGAAGCCATTGATGTGTTCTTGAGGATGGAGAAGGAGAACATGAGGCCTGACCATGTTACCTTTGTTGGGTTGTTGAGTGGGTGTAGTCATTTGGGCTTAGTTGAGGAAggtctgcattttttttatcaaatgccaaaaaaatatgggattgaacCTAGGATAGAGCACTATGGATGTGTAGTTGATCTTCTCGGCCGCGCTGGACTGTTAGACAGAGCACAAGAGTTTGTGGAGACAATGCCAATGACTCCAAATGGTGTAACTTTAGGCAGCTTGCTTCGTGCTTGCCGCGGCAGCAGAAACAACCtgttgaaggagaaaattatcAAGCAGATGATGGATTTAGATCCTAGCGATGGAGCAAACTATGTCCTATTGTCAAATCTTTATGCATCGGCAAATCGATGGGCGGATGTTGAAGTGATCCGTGAAATGATGAGAGAAAGAGGTGTCCAGAAAACTCCAGGATGTAGCTCTATAGAGTTGAACAATATGGTTCATGAATTTGTTGTTGGTGATTCTTCTCATCCACAGTTCGAGAGGATCAGCAAGTTCCTGGATGAGGTTTCTAAAAAATTGAGGTTGCTTGGGCATGAATCAGATACAGGCCCTGTTTTGCATGATATtgatgaggaggagaaggagagttCTGTTAGATATCACAGTGAGAAAGTGGCAATTGCTTTTGGGATCATGAACACCAGCCCTGGTTCTGTGGTGAGGGTGGTGAAGAATCTGAGGATGTGCAGTGATTGCCATGCTGCTACCAAACTAATCGCCAAGTTGTTTGGCAGGAAAATCATTGTAAGAGACAGGAGCCGATTTCACCATTTTAGTGAAGATGGATCGTGCTCTTGCAAGGATTATTGGTAA
- the LOC116257740 gene encoding KH domain-containing protein At1g09660/At1g09670-like gives MAMNDRIQPGTYFQYSPSGIQSSPYNTMRPSTASMDRDGNRYLTELLAERQKLGPFVQVLPLCSRLLNQEIVRASGLASNQGFGDERFEHGSPLRSGGLLSNGAPMDLEGWSGMQTEENGSLQRMNMLQASPMGWHGAPGVPTTPVVTKVIRLDVPVDKFPSYNFVGRLLGPRGNSLKRVEATTQCRVYIRGRGSVKDSVKEEKLRDKPGYEHLNEPLHVLVEAKLPANVIDSRLNQAVAILEDLLKPVDESLDYYKKQQLRELALLNGTLREESPHMSPSASPFNSSGMKRAKTGR, from the exons ATGGCTATGAATGACAGAATCCAGCCGGGCACTTACTTCCAGTACTCCCCTTCCGGGATTCAATCATCGCCGTACAACACAATGAGGCCGTCGACGGCGTCGATGGATCGAGATGG CAACAGATATTTGACCGAATTGTTGGCTGAGAGACAGAAACTGGGGCCATTTGTGCAAGTTCTCCCTCTTTGCAGTCGCTTGCTGAATCAAG AAATTGTTCGTGCATCTGGACTGGCATCAAATCAGGGCTTTGGTGATGAAAGGTTTGAACATGGAAGTCCCTTGCGATCAGGAGGCTTGCTCTCAAATGGGGCCCCAATGGACTTAGAGGGATGGTCAGGCATGCAGACAGAG GAAAATGGATCCCTTCAGAGGATGAACATGTTGCAAGCTTCACCCATGGGCTGGCATGGAGCGCCTGGGGTCCCTACCACCCCTGTTGTAACAAAGGTTATACGATTGGACGTTCCTGTTGATAAGTTCCCCAGT TATAATTTTGTGGGTCGACTACTAGGACCAAGGGGGAACTCCTTGAAAAGGGTTGAAGCTACAACACAGTGTAGAGTGTACATAAGGGGAAGAGGTTCAGTCAAGGATTCTGTAAAG GAAGAAAAACTGAGAGATAAACCTGGCTACGAACACCTTAATGAGCCATTACATGTTCTCGTGGAGGCTAAGTTGCCCGCTAATGTGATTGATTCACGACTAAATCAAGCTGTTGCAATATTGGAAGATCTCTTAAAGCCAGTG GATGAGTCCTTGGATTATTACAAGAAGCAGCAATTGAGAGAACTTGCTTTGCTGAATGGGACCCTAAGAGAGGAGAGCCCGCACATGAGTCCCAGCGCCTCCCCCTTTAACAGCTCTGGCATGAAACGTGCTAAAACTGGACGTTGA